The Montipora foliosa isolate CH-2021 chromosome 6, ASM3666993v2, whole genome shotgun sequence genome includes the window TCTActctaaagaaaaaaatcataatttaaaaaatctgGCCCTAGCTTAATAATCACAAATCAAtggaccgtattcataaatggcggctaagtaattattcttttgtctttatgctaatcatcctaactagcctcgtaaacacgagcaaaGTGCAAACactttgttccaaagtgaggctagttaggatgattagcataaaggcaaaataataatttcttgatcgccatttatgaatacggtctatataCAATCTGCCTGGTTGGGATTTGCTAAAAAAAATATGCAGACCTTAAATATGGGTTTCCCTGTTTTGTTTCTTCCGTTTCTTCATCACTGTCCGTATCCAGCGTACGCTTTCATCCTCCGTTGTGTCGGTTTCTTCCTTGTAATCATACCGGTAAGAACCTACCAACATAAACATTTGTTAAACAAAGCAAGGAGCGAAGGGgagctttcaaattttatcagACTttggcccgtttcaaacgtcgaactttacatgttcCGAACCTTATGCGAAtgagaaaaattgttttgttttcgctcatttgcgtTAGaatcggcacatgtaaagttcgacgtttgaaacgggccttaataGACTTTTTTGGGGCGCGATCCATTCAAGCAAAATTTCCGACCGGTCCGACCGGGAAAAGAGGTGGAACAGTTTTTTCGAAACTTTTCCGGTTGGACCGAACCGATCCATTGAGTTTtggaccgaaatttccggaaattttggttgaatggatcgcGCCCTTTATTTTGAAAGATGAAGAGTTTACCATTTGTATCCGACTGAGCAACAGTCATCATTTTTTGCGATTCATCGCTGGAAGGAAGAAAGAATGGCAACTGTTATTATACTCCACAAGAGACTACTGGAAAGCGAAGTAACTGGGTAGTACAGGACTTACCTGTCCGATATATTAATGCAGGGAATGGCCGCCATATTTAGAGCAGAGCGACCAAACCCGAAAGCACATGTTTCACATGATACACCGCTGACATTCGGCGTTCAGCAAATTACCCCTGCCGTGCTGGGGcggcaaacggtttcaacacgTTATCAACCGCGCAGCGGTGGCTCAGGTGGTTGAGCACCGGGATGCCATGCGGTTGTGAGTTCACTCGGAAttttcaaataactgaggagagagTGCTGCTTTTGTAATAACATACGCAAagggttagactctctagtcttctcggatgaggACGATAAACCGAAGGACCCGTCTCATtgacccttcaatgttcatgaCTCGGTGGAACGTAAAAGAACCTAAACACCATGATACGTGCTTTGCAAGCGATCCCTAAAGACACAGGTGAcgatgctgcaatgtacaattacTGGTTGACGGACAAAAGGAGCTAATCAGgaggatttttttgtttttgtcaaccAACATGGTTGCGATGACGTAACCTGAAAACCACCTATTCggaaagagtagggcatggagttcccggtgttgtggtctgtcctctgtggtatcATGGCTGGAAGGGTAAATGCTCAGAGATactggttgtttaccatttacaagcgaAAACCGGAGCAAAAGCTCTCGAATGGGAAATTCAGTTGGGATCGGCGAGTACCCCATTTACACAATTCGTTCAAGTTCACCATGAGAGTCTGGAGCGAGGCAACATTATGAGGGAATGCAACTTTTTTTCCGTTCGGAAAATTGGGCTTCAAATGTTGAAGCTGTTTGCCCGGACCCTAGCTCAAGTTcccaataggacatttgcacgATGACGcaatttgactacaagtaccagaatccttcaggtgtTGCTTGTCTcctgctaattagagctattgttatttttaccccactgggaatacaaaatttcaataagaaaagaaaaacaaacttctagtagttgtagtcaaatcacgccatcgtgaaagttcctattcaaatctcccggggtttagattctttgtgtattgtgtTTGCACGATTCCTAAAAGGTTTGAGCTGGGTACAACATTGGGGTAGACTTTCGTATACCGgaataaaatggcggaggacagaagaaccattgttatttcGATTAGGCCTTGCTGATTAGGTATtcttatgttcgctttgtttttttgtttcatggacATCAATTATTTCGGacccggtatatgaaagaccagcccaacattgagttagccgactACGTCTATTTACTGAAACAATAACGAAAGGAATCTATAAGAAGGCCTATTGTGGAGAAAAACTAAGTATAGTAATTTTGATTAAGACCACCTTCAAATTTGCTAGATTTCAGAAGACGGTCGAATACATAACGAGATATCAGCTTTGGTGGTCAACGTGTTCCACAGGCTATTATTAAGTGGTAGTTGCAAAGCAAAGTTTTAAACAGAAATGTTTAGTACTCGCACTTTCATATCACATAATGCCTCCTTGTGTATACGTAAACACCGACACGCTGACTTACTTGCATTTTTTCTAGAAGTCGTTTTGTTTCCACTTGCTTGCAAACTGCCTCGTTCCAACAAATCTGAACGATTTCAAGAAAGCTGCAAATTCTTATTTTGACGAAATGCTGGGTCTTGGCGCAACAAATCTGCGTGAGCACTTCTCGATTGAGGAATTAACCACAGGTAGTTCATTGCGCACTGTGTGATAGAAAGCCTGGCTGGATAGATTAGGACAGATTCTCAGAAGAACATTTTACGTGGAAGAAGCAGTTTCAGTTCAGAATTTGTTTGATCCAATTCAAAAGAGTTTTCTTGCGTCCGCGGAGCCTCAACCGCGCGCAAAACTGTTGCTGAGacagttaaagtgcccctgtgaccaaaaaatcaattcatatttttctttggattttaaaactatgttaacaaaacacaagtgacccacgttttaagccttgatttcaaaaagacacctctttattttaactgtaattttcctatttaatggtccgccattactaacattatgttcttgagagagctggatcgaggagaaaatgacgtcaaaggctcactagtttaagaatgcaatacgtgtgtacgccgcagaattaatatgcagcacgggggttttgggctttcagacttttaaactcacgctttgcatatataataagctgcgttcacacgctgaaattttaagctagtgagcctctgacgtcacttttccctggatccaaccgtctgaggtccaatcggtcagttttgaacgtgagtagtggcggaccgtgaaatccaaaacttacactcaaagtaaacggcctttggataaaaatcaaagctcaaaattttgacagttaggtgttaagcaaacactttcaaaatctgaaggaaaaaaggaagtggttttttttatctcaggggcactttaaggtggcttactacactTTTCCGAAGAAAATTATCAAGATTTtgaatctgtgaaattaaagcaacaggatgtctcttctgaagtgttagtcattttgacacaaaacaacaaacaaatgaatgcaaatcaggggaaatgCTAAATAGAGTGACCGAGCTCGTggagggggactggaaactagacatttcaaaggcttttttttcaaacctaGCCGTAcgaccagggttaaaatttgAGAACAAGTGAACAATATGAACACGAAGCCGTCAACATTGTTTCAAAAAAAGATCTATCACAGAGGgtttcagttattatcaaaatagacgaaaatcgacgtttttgccatttgcaaaAAAACTGTCTGACAGATTTAACTATCTATTTCtatgcatgattttttttcctcgcTTAGAAAATCCTGAAATCTTAGGGTGGGGTCGTACATCTagttttgagaaacaggccttTAAAATTTCTAGTTGCCAGTCCCCCTCCAGGCGCTCGGTCACTGTATTTAGCactttcccctgatttgcatctATTtgacatcaattgcagtgactaacacttcagaagagacatcatgtttctttaatttcacagatttcaaatcTTAATCTTTTTCCTCGGAAAACTGTGGTAAGCAACCTTAAAGTTATCCGTCATCAGACTCATGCAACCGAAAGGGCAAACTTCTTCAGTATGCATAATGACACAAGACATATGCTCAAACGCATGTCAGAGACAAAGTCGAATGCGCATTTGTCTTCTTTGGTTTCGTCGCTTGCTTCTCGTCAATATCTGCGTTAATCCATCAACTCTGAAAATCCATACTTCTTAGGAAAGGAGGGGGTTGAAAACTTGACGAGAAGAAAAAGTTATAGGCGATGCAACCTTTAAACATGAGcgtaaaaaaaacattttctcaaAGTGTCCGTCCTTTTATCTTTATAATCAGATGCTTTGAGTAAGATAAAGACGATGAACTCTTGAAATAATAAAAGGCAATTTTCCAAGCATTCGTCCATGGGCCTTAGAAATTCCTAATTTGGTAAGGAAATTCATAAACATACCGGTGAACAGTTTTGAGtctattttcttcaaattcttgGTAGCAGTTTCGTTTCAAAAATTCAGTTCACTTCAGAAGGTTAGTTACAAAAGATTTTATTCCAATCCATGGCCCACCGAAAGGTAATGAAACGGAAGGGACATAATCCAACTTCTAAGTGTTTTCACCCAGTCCTTGTTTTCGAAACCAACATAAATATTGAATTAAGTATTTTTTACAAATGAGGAAAGAATTGCGGATTGCCAAAACCTGAAACCAACCGTCTCAAAATAACTTgaatcaaaacgaaaaacatTGCTGTAGAGGAATTTCAAAAGTCTTGCAAATTCTTACACTCAGTAAAAACCTAAACCAAATTCAAATCAAACTTTGGAGCGTTTAACACAAACCTCGTCAGGGGATTCGCCGAGCAGAAAAGCAACACCTGCACACTTGTCACGGGTGACTTCTTGTCAATGATGTAACGATGGATTCTCGCGTTTCTATTGGCTAATTGGTCACACGCGCCCTTGTGATTGCCACCTGTCATGTTAGTGTTTACACCCTTACGTAGCCAACCTTACCATCGTTCCAAAAGGGCGATTAACGTACTCTCTCAGGAATTTGGTAATTTTTAATTCATAGACGCTTCGCAGATCGTTGTTTTAACTGGGGTGATCTTTTGTCTGAAATCTTCAGGGATTGAAggtaaatttttccttttacaaacTACAAATTCCCCGTTGCCTCGTTGTTATACTTTGCTCAAATTTGTGGACTGCTCTGATCTGGAATAATAGCAGATTTGTGCTGCAGCGTCTACGAACCTACATTATCACTTGTCAACTAATCATTGAGGTCAAATACATTAACTTAGACAGCCTTTTCTGGGGAAGTGTGACGAGCGTTGCGCATGGTTTGAATAATCCTCTTATTTTCTCGTTCTTCTTAGGCGTTAAAGCAAGCCCTGAGGACGTACCAATATTTTTAACGAAGGTGGGTGAATTAGAAGATGTTTAACCCAGCGAGACATATGTGGCTTGACGACTGGTGACTTAACTCATAAACAGAAAATATCACCCGTTGATAATGTCCTTGGTTAAGCGACCATGATACAATACAATGCGAGAGTcgtattattattgtacttgaCGTTATATTATTCCAATTGCCGTTTCCTGGCGTATAATTTCCATTTCTCCCTTCGCAGTAATTGAGTGAAGGCACCAGCTCCTCCTGTATAATACGGGTCTTCAAACCAACAAACGTCACGCAGGAAGTTTCTATACCGAAACGAAAATGAATTTCGGCTGattaacttgatttcattttcattttcggGAGTCAGTTAGTCAATTGTCTCTGCTAGCAGGAATTAACTCCCATTTTGTGTCAAGTCCTGCAAGCAGACAGGTGACCGGGGAATATAAATCCGGCAGTAGGTTGGATATTTCAGTGGTCCAGGCACCACGTCGCCTGAATCCGACTTTTGCAAGTTTACTCAGTTTATTTTAGTTCGTTTAGTTGATTTATAGTTTGATATGTAAATTCAAAGCTGGATTATGAAGTCCTCCGATCAACATCCCTAAAAGCAATATTTCATAACTGGTTGAGCGCTAAGCCGTATTCCAACACTGTTTTCATGAAACGATAACGATCCTCCCACATAGAGCCCATACATTGCTGCTGGTGGAAGGTCAGCACTCTCCATTCCAAGAATTCAATCACAGCTTCGTCTTGCTAGGTTCGGTGACTTTCTTTGGTCATTGCATGATTTTCAGATGCAGACACTATGGCACTAAAACGAGACtagttttttttcatgaagTACTTATTCAGTTGCTCAATTCACAACGTCGTTTGTCAAAACTGTTTTATTTGAATCATAGACATTTGCGTGAAGGCTTTCAATGTTGATAGATCATTATGATCTTTATTGCCCGCAAGGCACTCATGATGCAATGTGAGATGCAACTTGAGTGAGTAATGGCGCTGATTCGTTTCCGGTGTATTAAAAACTTTACGATTTACATAAAATTCAAATATCGGAGTCCCAAGCaatctaagggtgcgttcgattgaccgtattccggaataggaatacatggaatataagttagaaatccttcgtttttacggacgTTCACATTAAGattttcaaatatctgctaaaatgctattttaaacatatttttgttatccttgctgcttcgaaacgcgccaaacgtaccgttttaatcatcactccacgtattcttattccggaatagggtcaatcgaacgcgcccttaatttcTAAGTCCGACGTAGCGTCCGTCGTTCAACAACTAATTAAACCTTGTTATCGGaatagctacaatcttggacaaaaagggttgagaatattaaaaacaggggctCCTTTACACACTACGCCCTCAATATCGCACCCTAGCAGCAGtcatcccccaccccccctgatcaatgttgataagcccaggaTCGACATGGTTTGTTTCATGTAGCAACATTGATCAAGGGGGTGGGGGGCAAAAAGAGACCTCGtttttcatacttgtgatcccagttagtccaaaagcagaattttctcaacaattttgtccaaggtTGTAGtataaacgaaaacaaaagcttgcttttgtttttcaccAAGGCATAAGTGGTCCGACCACGAAGAAAACGCACGTTTTGACGGTAAATAGGTGAATGTTaacttgtttttctcttttcaatcAAACAGCGGACCGCTGATCAAGATGAGGACACGAGTTACACTTTTGCTGTGCCTTACGATACTGGCCCTAACACAAGGTAAcgatttttcaatttctccatttAGTCAGTCTTAAACagccttaaggtaattcccatgaaagtgacgtactatccagattttttttttaaacttggcacaattgatattcatacacaggacatttaaaaaatgcaataaaaagatgaggTCACCGAGCTCGTTTTTGCACTGTATGCCCGTTGTTACCGAATTTCGCTAGAAGCCTTCGCaactagatcaaccggaaaaattgttgtcatgtagcaaaagctactgaatattactgaaaacttgaacctgcttgtttgtccgggctataatctttaagtacagtgatttcaaattgcttaatcttgcaaagaaatgtaagcaaattggactgCTACaatcatcaccttgcactcggtatcaggctccaaatgcagtttcgcGTCATTTAtaggtaaatactacaacttctgctaaccaactttttttctccttaatatgtgttttccgtgtacctattacgagtaaataaaatcatttaaaatgggggagggggggggggggggggtcaacgctcgtttcttcgcaacacgatgacaaatggatggcaaaggggcaatttcggcttcaaaatgatcattttccgcgaaaggactAGGGATAGTTCGAAAACAACACCTTAACCGAGAGGAAACatcatgattgcacttaaaagctcttgaacagcaaaagcggcccTTGTTGCCTTTCTTCAGATGGCCGGCGTGAAACCCcgccatctccgaagtcgctatgttatgcgcagtatgacatgcgcggtgcaaaacaagggaatcccCTTAACTGAAGTCAATCTTATGAAAAAGATGGTCTTCTGATGCCAAGAGAAACGCATTTGCTTTTCTAGCGCCAAGACGCAGGGTCACCTTTTCTTTGGTGGTTTACCCAAGCGTGGGACTGCAAATATGATAAGAGGGTATGGATGGGGTTAACTGATAACTGAGATTCGGCCAAAAATTTAACTGATAGCTGAGAATTGTTGAGGTGTTTCTTAACTGTTAGCTGAGAAATGGGCGAAAATTCAGCTTATAGCTGAGATTCCAGCATCCCCATCCCGACCCTCTGATAAAGCTCAGTGTTTGACGGTCACATTTCCATAACAAGTTTTGGACTTGAAAATATTTGACTTAAGTACTCACTGAGACGGACGTATTTAGTTAGTATAAACTTTGATTACCGATATGATAAGGCCAATATACTGCATCGGCGGCCGCCCTTTTAGAAGAGATCCGATTCTTTCAATTTACACTAATTCTTCATGTCTTCTACCTTTCAGCGGCACCAGACCCCAGTAGACGCCTGCCTGATCAACAAGGACCACAAGATGAACAGGAACAACAAAGAGATCAACAAGATCAACAACAAGGACAGGAAACTGCGCCAGCTCCCGATCAACTGCAACAGCCTGTGGCGAACTATATGGCAGGTCCAGAGGGTACAGACATGAATCAACAATTTATGGCCCCACCCATGGACCAACAGATGGCCTCACCAATGAACCAACAATATATGGCCCCACCAATGGCCCCACCAATGGCCCCACCAATGGACCAACAGATGGCCCCGCAAGTTAACCAACAATTTACGGCCCCATCAATGGATCAGCAGGTTGCTCCACCTTTGGATCAGCAAGCGAACCCACAGCTGGATCAGCAAATCGCTCCGCCAGCTGACCAACAGGCTCCGCCACAAACGGACCAACCAAGCGATCAGCAAATGGACTGTTGTTCGCCAGGACCAAACTGCTTTAATCCTTGTGCTCCCCCTGCGGCTCCTCTTACGTTTgctccaccaccaccaccaccaccacccccTCCTATGCCCGCTATTGGTATGGCCGGATGCTGTGACCCATCCATCATGCCAACTTGTCCAAACCCTTGTCCTCCACCTCAGCCACCTCATCCACCAAGAACAGCATACGCACCCTACCCTGGTAGGTCCAGattgattttgttgaaactgTAGCGAATTTACGGTCCGAACGCGACTATGAAAACAGCGGCTAGATTGTGATATGGAAGCAATGGGCAGAATGAAACGAACAAACGTAGGGAGATGCATTAACCCTGAACTCGATAGATTTGATGACAATGCAGGCTTCGAGGAGCTGTGGGAAGCATCTTTGTTTCCGGCAGTCGTTACTC containing:
- the LOC138007298 gene encoding uncharacterized protein, with translation MRTRVTLLLCLTILALTQAAPDPSRRLPDQQGPQDEQEQQRDQQDQQQGQETAPAPDQLQQPVANYMAGPEGTDMNQQFMAPPMDQQMASPMNQQYMAPPMAPPMAPPMDQQMAPQVNQQFTAPSMDQQVAPPLDQQANPQLDQQIAPPADQQAPPQTDQPSDQQMDCCSPGPNCFNPCAPPAAPLTFAPPPPPPPPPPMPAIGMAGCCDPSIMPTCPNPCPPPQPPHPPRTAYAPYPGEITMKMKQPWKSQLADHSSPAYKILSGNLATAVKIALRREAYISNIYFREGYVPGNPSTMPITVAHFMVDGGSDDASLLQQSVTPDESLGDGLKVYKDSFNAY